In Deltaproteobacteria bacterium, the DNA window CCAGCCACTGTCCTGGTGTTCATACACGCCTCAGCTGTATGTGCTCCTCTATCCAATCGGTGTTCACCCGGACGGAGCCCAGCAGCCCGGCATCTCCTCTGTGTACGCCACCATTAGCCTGGGATGGCTCGATGCTGGTTGTCAATTAATGAAGGTAATTGGTAGCATGGCGTCATTCTATTGCTGGCCCCAGCGCAACCTGAAGGCTGCGCCTGCCGGTGGCGCTGCGCGCAGTCGCAGGGCTCATGGTCAATTAAGCACGAACTAATTTCCCACATTCTCATGCCCGGCATGTTTCTGCCCGTCTCAGTAGCTTCTCCCTGATCTTTACCATGGCCAGCGTATCCTGGGCGCAATAGGTGAGCAGGTCCTGCCTGATTTTTTCTCTCTCTTCAGGTGGGGTAGCAGGATCCACCATGCGCAGGTATTCCACCGACGCCTGTTGCCCTTCCTGCACTGCCAGGTTGTCATAGCTCATGCTCGGCACAAGAGCGGGCAGGACTGACTTGAGGGAAAAGGAGCCGTGCAATCTGGGATGGTAGTAGTGTGTTCTGATGGTGGCGTGCAAATCCTCTAACCGCGCCACAACACTGGCAAGCCGCTCGCTGCACCGGGTCAGGCAGTTCATCAGTGCAATGAGTATACCTTTTTCATAGCTGGTGTAGACAAATATGGTTCCCTTTTCGCCCAGAGCCTGGAGCAGCCTGTCGGTGAATTCTTCCCGAGGATCCCTGTCCTCGAGACACAGGTATTCATGGTGCGCAAGGGTTCCATCTTCATGGACCACATGAACTGACCATTGGAACGGAATGGCCTCATATGGTCTGGTGCCGGCATAGCGAGGAATGGCTGGACTGATGGTTTCAAAATCCAGAAAGTAGAGAGGATATTCCACCTCCAGCAACCGTCGACCGAGTTCCCGGCTGACATACTCCTTCCCATCGACCACACAATGCCTGATCCTCTCCTGCAACTCTGTCAGTGCAAACCACTCAGGAATATGGCGAATGTCCTCGACACCGAGCTCCGCAAGGTCATTGAGCTTGTTGTCGCTGATGCCGGCAAGATCCATCACCCAGTAATCCGGCATGTCTGCGGTGCAGTGCTCCCAGAAT includes these proteins:
- a CDS encoding DUF2779 domain-containing protein translates to MMKRQTVPTLSKSRFLAGLHCPLRLWHQCYNRELASEVTPARQAIFDTGHEVGRLATRLYPGGVLIEEDYLHHEEAVQSTLTIMKNPNVPAIYEAAFLEDGVRVRADILVRLEGDNWNLIEVKSSTSLKNEHHADVAIQYHVLRLAGLAIKTAGILSLNNQYVYNGHQLDLEQLFSFYDLTDEVLASQEEISLELRWLKEMLAEEKAPEIRPSRHCKRPYLCEFWEHCTADMPDYWVMDLAGISDNKLNDLAELGVEDIRHIPEWFALTELQERIRHCVVDGKEYVSRELGRRLLEVEYPLYFLDFETISPAIPRYAGTRPYEAIPFQWSVHVVHEDGTLAHHEYLCLEDRDPREEFTDRLLQALGEKGTIFVYTSYEKGILIALMNCLTRCSERLASVVARLEDLHATIRTHYYHPRLHGSFSLKSVLPALVPSMSYDNLAVQEGQQASVEYLRMVDPATPPEEREKIRQDLLTYCAQDTLAMVKIREKLLRRAETCRA